From Apium graveolens cultivar Ventura chromosome 9, ASM990537v1, whole genome shotgun sequence, the proteins below share one genomic window:
- the LOC141685941 gene encoding uncharacterized protein LOC141685941: protein MSEQTAKCMTWHHDRVIVDGQLSHPADGDEWKSFDVRFPRFAKEARNIRLGLSSDGFDPFRDPLARDYTVWPVVVVVYNLPPSMCMKAPYMFMPLIVPGPSDPTKDLHIYLRPLIDELKLLWHTGVETYDRSSRTNFQMRAALMWTISDFPALAMLSAWSTKGKLSCHVCSGDIKGFQLRNGGKPSFFGTARYFLEPGDPLRSSTKFGKKEVRSVTARHSGGRAKTVCDLIQFPPPGKLTKRRPRDYGVTHNWTHYSPFFELPYWETLDLRHNIDVMHTEKNVFENIFYTMLADKNKTKDNLKSRYDCEELGIRRELWVQDGDIMPHAPYALLREQVDNLFEWISTLKLPDGYVSNISRCVNFEKYTIRGMKSHDCHIFMQKLLPIVCRDLLPRQVADAIIELSNFFQDLCSSTLKYSDLLKMEKDIVRIMSKFETIFTPGFFDPMEHLPLHLATECKLGGPVTYRWMYPFERFLHGLKMKVRNKAHPEGSMAERYIEEECVHFCSLYFESKVETMHNRLRRYEAPKMCNDPNLLEVYTYPAKPIVRKRHRILTADEDRLIKYYVLINTPEVANEFNKLVHRKYPEFDDAAKERFQKDRFTNWFERRVADDPQLKNIFKDLIKGPMRDVNIYNGCHCNGYKFGCANSNERTSPNSGVLVIGSSYKGSFENNYGRLEEILELHYRNGHKVILFKCHWFDHTKHVKVDRNRMTTVDVRSTLNAEDVFVLASQAHQVYYARHISNPRSPWYTILTTKSRFVNEEVKSKRYFTSSEDALQNEVSNASSSRVEPVMIHDPSNFFIDLRFVENDNSTDEYNEEQNQDEDMIIDEESESEEDDMA from the exons ATGTCTGAGCAAACTGCTAAGTGTATGACGTGGCACCATGATAGGGTCATAGTTGATGGTCAGTTATCTCACCCGGCAGATGGAGATGAATGGAAATCATTTGATGTTAGATTTCCGAGATTTGCAAAAGAGGCACGAAATATCAGACTTGGCCTTTCTAGTGATGGATTTGACCCATTTCGTGATCCACTTGCCAGGGATTATACCGTATGGCCCGTTGTGGTGGTTGTTTACAACCTTCCACCATCTATGTGCATGAAAGCTCCATATATGTTCATGCCTCTCATTGTTCCCGGTCCTAGTGATCCTACAAAAGACCTACATATTTACCTCCGACCGTTAATTGATGAATTGAAGCTATTATGGCATACAGGAGTGGAAACATATGATAGGTCATCACGCACAAATTTTCAGATGAGGGCTGCACTAATGTGGACTATTAGCGACTTTCCAGCACTTGCGATGTTAAGTGCATGGTCGACTAAAGGTAAGTTGTCTTGTCATGTATGTAGTGGTGATATCAAAGGCTTTCAACTGAGGAATGGTGGTAAGCCTTCTTTCTTTGGCACTGCTCGATATTTTTTGGAACCGGGTGATCCATTGAGGAGTAGCACAAAGTTTGGAAAGAAAGAGGTTCGTTCTGTCACAGCTCGACATTCAGGTGGAAGGGCAAAGACTGTATGTGATCTTATACAATTTCCTCCTCCAGGAAAGTTAACAAAAAGAAGACCTCGGGACTATGGTGTTACTCATAATTGGACTCATTATTCTCCATTTTTTGAGCTCCCGTATTGGGAGACACTTGATCTTCGGCACAATATTGATGTCATGCATACTGAAAAGAatgtttttgaaaacattttctacACGATGTTAGCTGACAAGAACAAGACCAAAGATAACTTAAAATCAAGGTATGATTGTGAGGAACTTGGTATTCGACGTGAGTTGTGGGTTCAAGATGGAGACATAATGCCACATGCTCCATATGCGCTCTTGAGGGAACAAGTTGATAATTTGTTTGAGTGGATTTCAACACTTAAACTTCCGGATGGTTATGTTTCAAATATATCTAGGTGtgtgaattttgaaaaatatactATTCGTGGTATGAAATCACATGATTGTCATATTTTCATGCAAAAATTATTGCCTATTGTTTGTCGTGACTTATTACCGAGGCAAGTGGCTGATGCCATTATTGAATTGTCTAACTTCTTCCAAGATTTGTGCTCATCTACCTTGAAATACTCAGATTTGttaaaaatggagaaagatattGTGAGGATAATGTCTAAGTTTGAAACCATCTTTACTCCCGGTTTTTTTGACCCGATGGAGCACTTGCCACTACATTTGGCCACCGAGTGTAAGTTGGGTGGCCCTGTTACATATCGATGGATGTACCCTTTTGAAAGATTTTTACATGGATTGAAGATGAAAGTTAGAAACAAAGCACATCCGGAGGGGTCAATGGCTGAACGCTATATTGAGGAGGAATGTGTGCACTTTTGTTCTCTATATTTTGAATCCAAAGTTGAAACAATGCACAATCGATTGCGTCGTTACGAGGCACCCAAAATGTGTAATGATCCTAACTTGTTAGAAGTTTACACGTATCCGGCGAAACCCATTGTAAGAAAAAGGCATAGAATCTTGACGGCCGATGAAGATAGACTCATCAAATATTATGTTCTTATCAACACACCGGAGGTTGCAAA TGAATTTAACAAGTTGGTACATAGAAAATACCCAGAGTTTGATGATGCAGCAAAAGAAAGATTTCAAAAAGATCGATTCACAAATTGGTTTGAAAGAAGG GTAGCGGATGATCCAcaactcaaaaatatttttaaggaTTTAATAAAAGGTCCGATGCGAGATGTGAATATTTACAATGGTTGCCACTGTAATGGTTACAAATTTGGTTGTGCAAATTCTAATGAACGCACTTCACCAAATTCGGGTGTGCTTGTCATTG GATCTTCATATAAGGggagttttgaaaataattatgGTCGACTCGAAGAAATACTTGAGCTTCATTACCGTAATGGGCATAAagttatattatttaaatgtCATTGGTTTGATCATACAAAGCATGTCAAGGTGGATAGAAATAGGATGACAACGGTGGATGTTCGATCAACATTAAATGCGGAAGATGTGTTCGTGTTAGCTAGTCAAGCTCATCAAGTGTATTATGCGAGGCATATTTCTAATCCAAGATCACCATGGTACACCATTTTAACAACAAAGAGTCGTTTTGTTAATGAAGAAGTGAAATCTAAAAGGTACTTTACATCAAGTGAAGATGCCTTGCAAAATGAGGTTTCAAATGCTTCATCATCTCGTGTCGAGCCCGTAATGATTCATGATCCTTCAAATTTTTTTATTGATCTGAGATTTGTTGAAAATGATAATTCTACGGATGAGTACAACGAAGAACAAAATCAAGATGAAGACATGATTATTGATGAAGAAAGTGAAAGCGAGGAAGATGACATGGcttaa
- the LOC141685942 gene encoding S-protein homolog 21-like, which yields MSSSKPSISLLAYIIIILLVAGTCSAELTVAIFNTLPANAPPLDLHCKSGDDDLGPQTLGLSQMYTWKFYTNFWGTTLFWCNFWWDGKHAGFHVYDSTMMPYEVHGLLHFVYEARPDGFYFYTPDTYTSHTFQWQLVKKWE from the coding sequence ATGTCTTCATCCAAGCCCTCAATTTCTTTATTGGCTTACATTATTATCATTCTACTTGTTGCAGGAACATGTTCTGCAGAATTGACTGTTGCCATTTTCAACACTCTCCCCGCTAATGCACCTCCGTTAGATCTGCACTGCAAATCAGGAGATGATGATCTCGGCCCCCAGACCCTTGGTTTAAGTCAAATGTATACTTGGAAATTCTATACAAATTTTTGGGGAACTACTTTATTTTGGTGCAATTTTTGGTGGGACGGAAAACATGCAGGATTTCATGTTTACGATAGCACTATGATGCCCTATGAAGTACATGGTTTACTACATTTTGTTTACGAAGCTAGACCTGATGGCTTCTATTTCTATACACCGGACACTTATACTTCTCATACTTTTCAATGGCAGCTTGTGAAGAAGTGGGAATAA